A window from Citrus sinensis cultivar Valencia sweet orange chromosome 3, DVS_A1.0, whole genome shotgun sequence encodes these proteins:
- the LOC102629761 gene encoding uncharacterized protein LOC102629761 — protein sequence MASSSLHPHPSTLPFYPSISTPSNSSLLHINFRCRTLKPTCCLSIHQSSDSRTDTNLENDKTLRIVFAAGGTGGHICPAVAIADELKIINPKTQILFIGSQNGMESTSVPYAGYDFVSVPTTVPLFRPIFSPQNLLLPYRLIKSLIQCHSIIKNFNPHIVVGTGGYVSFPICLSAALQRIKLVIQEQNSVPGIANWVLSFFAHKVFVAFDSTIECFPRKDKCVACGNPVRLSLRTYVSKVVARLNFFPRLKKEDEANARVVLVLGGSLGANAVNIAMLNLYYQMLMEKHNLFIIWQTGVEAFNEMESLVRNHPRLLLTPFLHSMDLAYAAADLIVSRAGAMTCYEILATGKPSILIPSPNVAEGHQFKNASLMAKLADSRIITEDELDSITLETTIEEILGNEALMAEMSERALKAAKPGASADIAQHILSLVES from the exons ATGGCCTCCAGCTCCCTCCATCCCCACCCCTCAACTTTACCATTCTACCCCTCAATCTCAACCCCATCAAACTCCAGTCTCCTCCATATCAACTTCCGCTGCAGAACCTTGAAACCCACTTGCTGTCTCTCCATTCATCAATCCAGTGACTCAAGAACAGACACCAACCTCGAAAACGACAAAACTCTCCGTATCGTTTTCGCTGCTGGCGGAACCGGCGGCCACATATGCCCAGCTGTGGCCATAGCCGATGAGCTCAAAATCATTAACCCCAAAACTCAAATCCTCTTCATTGGATCGCAGAACGGCATGGAATCCACTTCTGTCCCGTACGCCGGCTATGATTTCGTCTCCGTCCCCACAACTGTTCCTCTGTTTCGCCCCATTTTCTCCCCACAAAACCTCCTCCTTCCTTACCGTTTGATCAAATCTTTGATCCAATGTCATTCCATTATCAAAAACTTCAATCCCCATATCGTAGTTGGCACTGGCGGTTACGTTTCCTTCCCCATTTGTTTGTCAGCGGCTTTGCAGAGAATCAAACTCGTTATTCAAGAACAGAACTCAGTTCCCGGTATTGCCAACTGGGTTCTTTCGTTTTTCGCTCATAAAGTGTTTGTTGCGTTCGATTCAACAATTGAGTGTTTCCCAAGAAAGGATAAATGTGTAGCCTGTGGGAACCCTGTGAGATTGTCTTTGAGGACTTATGTGTCCAAGGTGGTCGCaaggttgaatttttttccgAGGTTGAAGAAGGAGGACGAGGCAAATGCGAGGGTGGTGTTGGTTTTGGGAGGGTCTCTGGGTGCTAATGCTGTGAATATTGCTATGTTGAATTTGTATTATCAGATGCTGATGGAGAAAcacaatttgtttattatttggcaGACAGGTGTTGAGGCCTTCAATGAGATGGAAAGCCTTGTTAGGAACCATCCACGTTTGCTTTTGACGCC GTTCTTGCATTCTATGGATTTGGCATATGCAGCTGCAGACCTCATTGTGTCAAGGGCTGGTGCAATGACTTGTTATGAGATCTTGGCTACAGGGAAACCTTCAATTCTG ATACCATCACCAAATGTTGCAGAAGGACATCAATTCAAAAATGCATCCTTAATGGCAAAATTAGCGGACTCAAGAATTATTACTGAAGATGAACTTGATTCGATTACCCTTGAAACCACTATTGAGGAGATACTAG GCAATGAGGCTCTAATGGCAGAAATGTCTGAAAGGGCTCTGAAAGCTGCAAAGCCAGGTGCCTCTGCAGATATTGCACAACACATTCTTTCTCTGGTTGAATCATGA